The Leadbettera azotonutricia ZAS-9 genome has a window encoding:
- a CDS encoding DinB family protein: MQKDTFTLLAKYNKAANKAMDNIIKTLNADEWGKNLGGYFESVRGLCSHLYICDFNWLKRFSKLRSFSALGAPIFSRDPYSFKETLFEDINEYLAKRPELDEKIVAFIDETSETDLSANLKYTDSSGTAYERNFSGLLLHFLNHDTHHRGMISVYLEILGHENDFNGIGQVM; the protein is encoded by the coding sequence ATGCAAAAAGACACGTTTACCCTTCTGGCAAAATACAACAAGGCAGCAAACAAAGCCATGGATAATATCATTAAAACCCTTAATGCCGATGAATGGGGAAAGAACCTCGGCGGGTACTTTGAGTCTGTCCGGGGGCTCTGTTCCCATCTCTATATCTGCGATTTCAATTGGCTTAAGCGCTTTTCAAAACTTCGAAGTTTCTCTGCCCTGGGGGCGCCCATCTTCAGCCGCGATCCTTATTCGTTTAAAGAAACCCTTTTTGAGGATATAAATGAATATCTAGCCAAGCGGCCCGAGCTGGACGAAAAAATTGTAGCCTTTATAGACGAAACGAGCGAGACCGACTTGTCTGCAAACCTCAAATATACTGATTCCAGCGGGACAGCCTATGAGCGGAATTTTAGCGGCCTTCTCCTTCATTTCCTGAACCATGACACCCATCACCGGGGCATGATCTCGGTGTACCTGGAAATACTTGGCCATGAAAACGATTTTAACGGCATAGGCCAGGTAATGTAA
- a CDS encoding beta-galactosidase yields MEKILQGNKITLGTCYYPEHWDESLWKDDLRRMKENGINAIRIAEFAWNKFESAEGNFNFGFFDRFLETAKSADISVIFCTPTATPPAWLTNEYPEVLNSRIDGTLLRHGARRHYNYNSPVYRRFTERLVEKIAEHYGKHPAIIGWQIDNEINCETDEFYSDSDTIAFREFLKTKYTTLDALNSAWGTVFWNQTYTAWAEVYVPRPTISDSVNPHEVLDYIRFVSQSARGYIKLQSDIIRKYIKPGDFITTNGMFSSLDNHAMNKESLDFYTYDSYPNFAYCLGTDPEHSADLNDRKWSRNLTEVRSISPDKFGIMEQQSGPNGWNTRMEAPSPRPGQMTLWTMQSIAHGADYVGYFRWRTCTMGTEIYWHGILDYSNRDNRRLAEVNDIWKKTQKISAIAGSKYQAAFGILKDYDNAWDAKLDKWHWRVDKESEAGIFQAAQLTHTPFDYVYINDDSSAEILSPYPVLFYPHAVIMTEKRAKLIENYVESGGTLILGCRTGYKDITGKCPMHKLPGLLQKISGADIVDYGFVSPDDGKVTVDWEGTEIEASVFNDIAEPLEQAKILGTFKNAYFAGKGGLIYNEYGKGRVFYFGGAFNQGAAKIFLSKLKIANPYGGLIDAPESCEIACRASSSKQYLFVLNYTRKPAQITLKKEMQDMYSGTKVSGTVELAAYGTAVYEIK; encoded by the coding sequence ATGGAAAAAATACTGCAAGGAAATAAAATAACCCTCGGCACTTGTTACTATCCTGAACACTGGGACGAGAGCCTCTGGAAGGATGATCTCAGGCGCATGAAAGAAAACGGTATCAACGCAATCAGGATTGCGGAATTTGCATGGAACAAATTTGAGAGTGCCGAGGGGAACTTTAATTTTGGTTTCTTTGACCGCTTTCTTGAAACCGCTAAATCTGCTGACATATCGGTAATTTTCTGCACACCCACAGCAACGCCCCCTGCCTGGCTTACCAATGAATATCCGGAAGTACTCAACAGCCGGATAGACGGCACGCTTTTAAGGCATGGCGCCCGCAGGCACTATAATTACAATTCACCTGTGTACCGCCGCTTTACAGAACGGCTTGTGGAAAAAATAGCCGAACATTATGGCAAACATCCGGCAATCATTGGCTGGCAGATAGACAATGAGATTAATTGCGAAACCGACGAATTCTACTCGGACAGCGATACTATTGCCTTCCGGGAATTCCTCAAAACGAAATATACAACCCTCGACGCCCTCAATTCCGCATGGGGAACAGTCTTCTGGAACCAGACCTATACCGCTTGGGCCGAGGTGTATGTCCCCAGGCCGACAATCAGCGATTCCGTTAACCCTCACGAGGTACTTGATTACATACGTTTTGTTTCGCAGAGCGCACGGGGTTATATAAAGCTGCAGAGCGATATAATCCGCAAATATATAAAACCGGGCGATTTTATTACCACAAATGGTATGTTCAGCAGCCTCGATAATCACGCAATGAACAAGGAGAGTTTGGATTTCTACACTTACGACTCCTATCCGAATTTTGCCTATTGCCTTGGAACAGATCCTGAACATTCTGCCGATTTGAACGATCGCAAATGGAGCAGGAACCTTACTGAAGTCCGTTCAATTTCGCCGGACAAATTCGGCATCATGGAACAGCAGTCAGGGCCCAACGGCTGGAATACAAGGATGGAAGCTCCCTCCCCCCGGCCAGGCCAGATGACGCTCTGGACAATGCAGAGCATTGCCCATGGAGCGGATTATGTCGGTTATTTCCGCTGGCGTACCTGCACGATGGGAACTGAAATCTACTGGCACGGTATTCTCGATTATTCCAACCGTGACAACAGGCGCCTTGCCGAAGTCAATGATATTTGGAAGAAGACACAGAAAATTTCGGCCATTGCGGGGAGCAAATACCAGGCGGCCTTTGGCATATTAAAAGATTACGACAATGCATGGGACGCCAAACTGGACAAGTGGCACTGGCGGGTGGACAAAGAAAGCGAAGCGGGTATCTTCCAGGCAGCCCAATTGACCCATACCCCCTTTGATTACGTGTATATAAACGACGATTCTTCCGCAGAAATACTGTCGCCCTATCCGGTGCTCTTTTATCCCCATGCGGTAATAATGACAGAAAAACGTGCCAAACTGATTGAAAACTATGTGGAATCCGGCGGCACTCTCATTCTTGGCTGCAGAACGGGTTACAAAGACATTACAGGTAAATGCCCCATGCACAAGCTTCCGGGTTTGCTGCAAAAAATATCGGGGGCTGATATTGTTGATTACGGCTTTGTTTCTCCTGATGATGGCAAAGTCACTGTTGACTGGGAAGGCACAGAAATTGAAGCCTCTGTATTCAACGATATTGCTGAACCGCTTGAGCAGGCAAAAATTCTTGGCACATTCAAGAATGCATATTTCGCCGGCAAGGGAGGGCTCATATACAATGAATACGGCAAGGGCAGGGTCTTTTATTTTGGCGGCGCCTTTAACCAGGGGGCGGCGAAGATATTTCTTTCCAAGCTGAAAATAGCCAATCCCTATGGCGGACTAATTGATGCCCCGGAAAGCTGTGAAATTGCCTGTCGTGCTTCAAGCAGCAAACAGTATCTTTTTGTGCTTAATTATACCAGGAAGCCTGCACAGATAACCTTGAAAAAGGAGATGCAGGATATGTATTCAGGCACAAAGGTTTCCGGTACTGTGGAACTTGCGGCTTATGGAACAGCTGTTTATGAGATAAAGTAG
- a CDS encoding carbohydrate ABC transporter permease: MTKLLPGLALIIVLLIILSRTSNIGRKITLYFILVLLALSMIIPFYMMFIYATLPTNKIYSYPPVIWFGSNIAKNFQSMSKIVNFLQSLGNSVIVTASNTVLVLLFCSMGGYAFAIYNFKFKKQLFGILLLTMMIPWTAGIIPWFWLMSKFGWLNDFKALIIPSAANAFGIFWMRQYCLKNVPESVLDAARIDGCSEWTIFFRVVSPVILPAYASLGIMQFVNVWNDFVAPMLILRRKALLTLPVMLRTMIGDRGTDYGALMLASTCAVLPLLIVFLLASKYFMSGLTAGAIKE, from the coding sequence ATGACAAAATTATTACCCGGATTAGCTTTAATTATAGTACTTCTTATCATTTTAAGCCGGACTTCCAATATTGGCAGGAAAATAACCCTTTACTTTATATTGGTTTTGCTTGCACTTTCGATGATCATCCCCTTCTATATGATGTTCATCTATGCAACACTGCCGACGAATAAGATCTATTCATATCCGCCGGTTATCTGGTTCGGCAGTAATATTGCGAAAAATTTTCAATCTATGAGTAAAATTGTTAATTTTTTGCAATCGTTGGGTAACAGTGTTATTGTTACGGCGAGTAATACCGTCCTCGTACTGCTATTCTGTTCCATGGGAGGCTATGCCTTTGCCATATACAATTTTAAATTCAAAAAACAGCTTTTCGGCATCCTTCTTTTAACAATGATGATACCCTGGACAGCAGGCATTATACCGTGGTTCTGGCTCATGTCAAAGTTCGGCTGGCTCAATGATTTTAAAGCATTAATTATTCCAAGCGCCGCCAACGCATTCGGCATTTTTTGGATGCGGCAGTACTGTTTGAAGAATGTGCCGGAATCAGTTCTTGATGCCGCTCGCATAGATGGATGCAGTGAATGGACAATATTTTTCCGTGTAGTAAGTCCGGTAATTCTTCCGGCCTATGCTTCCCTCGGGATCATGCAATTTGTCAATGTTTGGAATGACTTTGTCGCTCCAATGCTGATTTTACGCCGTAAGGCACTTTTGACGCTGCCTGTCATGCTGCGTACAATGATTGGCGATCGCGGTACCGATTACGGTGCCCTGATGCTGGCAAGTACTTGTGCGGTTTTGCCGCTTCTAATTGTATTCTTACTAGCGTCAAAATACTTCATGTCCGGATTAACTGCCGGTGCAATCAAGGAATAA
- a CDS encoding carbohydrate ABC transporter permease, with product MISGLFISFFRWDGLSPMHFLGIDNYINLVNDPLFRKALGNTLLIGIISHIPILGGGLVLAYIMNSKLVQWKNVFKTIYFMPMVTSSVAVSIIFQSLFGFNFGLFNFFTRFFGIAPLNWLGGNGSLIKVAVIVMFSWKWIGWNMVIYLAGMQGINTDIYEAATIDGAGHAKIFARITIPLLKPIILFTLIQSSIGMFNLFTEPFILTNSSWTGGQNNGGLTLMMYLLNKAPQGGTLYGYASACAYVITVMIIIFSIVITRLMEERESKARHAI from the coding sequence ATGATTTCGGGACTTTTCATCAGCTTTTTCCGTTGGGACGGCCTTTCTCCGATGCATTTTTTAGGGATAGATAATTACATCAACCTCGTTAACGATCCGCTTTTTCGCAAGGCCCTGGGTAATACGCTGCTTATCGGTATTATTTCCCATATTCCGATTTTAGGCGGCGGCCTTGTTCTGGCCTACATAATGAATTCAAAACTGGTTCAATGGAAAAATGTTTTTAAAACAATATATTTTATGCCCATGGTAACAAGTTCTGTTGCAGTAAGCATTATCTTTCAAAGCCTTTTCGGCTTTAACTTCGGTCTTTTTAATTTTTTTACCAGGTTTTTTGGCATTGCACCACTTAACTGGCTGGGAGGCAACGGTTCATTAATCAAAGTTGCAGTAATTGTGATGTTCTCGTGGAAATGGATAGGATGGAACATGGTTATCTATCTTGCGGGTATGCAGGGAATCAATACTGATATTTATGAAGCGGCTACCATTGACGGCGCAGGACATGCCAAAATTTTTGCGAGGATAACAATTCCCCTTTTAAAACCTATTATCCTTTTTACGCTGATACAATCAAGTATTGGTATGTTCAACCTTTTTACCGAACCCTTTATCCTGACTAATTCAAGCTGGACCGGAGGGCAGAATAACGGCGGCCTTACATTGATGATGTACCTTTTGAACAAAGCTCCGCAGGGAGGGACACTGTACGGATACGCTTCCGCCTGCGCATATGTAATTACTGTCATGATTATCATCTTTTCTATTGTGATAACCCGTCTTATGGAAGAGCGTGAAAGTAAAGCGAGGCACGCAATATGA